The Ranitomeya imitator isolate aRanImi1 chromosome 3, aRanImi1.pri, whole genome shotgun sequence genome has a window encoding:
- the LOC138671408 gene encoding ecto-ADP-ribosyltransferase 5-like isoform X1 — MYYMMNLLFVASVSLCLDFAGIATDSYEEDGDQTSGQTSWKKNKKNAGRQTTEEKFSFLTPMKCKHQILDFSPNSFDDQYIGCSDQYEKDLMPKILTWEQSFNLAFGLAWERAVVQWNKLKNSVRLPSGFMDEFGIAIIVYTTDWPKGSPIYKELNENVTGAGRSRQHYMEDFHYKALHFYLTRALQVLRKNSKRLTKTYKVYRGTDISLQVSEDVDLRFGRFTSSSRNIEVAKEYSGGLFFEITTCFGVDIHRISFFPKEQEVLIPVAEKFRFVEKSGNVYTLDTTCEMCSHFNCTYLGDEKRDFPVCNSVP, encoded by the exons ATGTATTACATGATGAACCTTCTGTTTGTCGCCTCCGTGTCTTTGTGTCTGGACTTCGCGGGGATCGCTACAG ATAGTTATGAAGAAGATGGAGACCAGACTTCTGGACAAACAAGCTGGAAGAAAAACAAGAAAAATGCAGGAAGACAAACAACAGAGGAGAAGTTCAGCTTCCTGACCCCG ATGAAGTGTAAGCATCAGATTCTGGACTTCAGCCCAAACTCATTTGATGACCAGTACATTGGATGCTCTGATCAATATGAGAAAGATCTCATGCCCAAAATTTTAACTTGGGAACAGTCCTTCAACTTGGCCTTTGGTTTAGCATGGGAGCGGGCGGTGGTGCAGTGGAATAAGTTAAAGAACTCAGTGCGACTGCCTAGTGGCTTTATGGATGAGTTTGGGATAGCGATCATCGTCTACACCACAGACTGGCCGAAGGGAAGCCCGATCTATAAAGAACTCAATGAGAATGTGACTGGGGCTGGACGGTCTAGACAGCACTACATGGAGGACTTCCATTATAAGGCTTTACACTTCTACTTGACCCGAGCCTTGCAGGTGCTGAGGAAGAACTCAAAAAGATTGACCAAGACTTATAAAGTCTACAGGGGCACAGATATCTCTCTGCAGGTGTCGGAGGATGTGGACCTGAGGTTCGGGAGATTCACTTCTTCCTCTCGGAATATAGAAGTAGCCAAAGAATATTCTGGGGGATTGTTCTTTGAGATAACAACCTGCTTTGGAGTAGACATCCACCGAATCTCCTTCTTCCCCAAGGAACAGGAAGTTCTGATCCCGGTGGCTGAGAAATTCCGATTTGTGGAGAAAAGTGGGAATGTTTATACTTTGGACACTACGTGTGAAATGTGCAGTCACTTCAACTGCACATACTTAGGAG ACGAGAAGAGAGATTTCCCAGTGTGCAATTCTG
- the LOC138671408 gene encoding ecto-ADP-ribosyltransferase 5-like isoform X2, producing the protein MKCKHQILDFSPNSFDDQYIGCSDQYEKDLMPKILTWEQSFNLAFGLAWERAVVQWNKLKNSVRLPSGFMDEFGIAIIVYTTDWPKGSPIYKELNENVTGAGRSRQHYMEDFHYKALHFYLTRALQVLRKNSKRLTKTYKVYRGTDISLQVSEDVDLRFGRFTSSSRNIEVAKEYSGGLFFEITTCFGVDIHRISFFPKEQEVLIPVAEKFRFVEKSGNVYTLDTTCEMCSHFNCTYLGDEKRDFPVCNSVP; encoded by the exons ATGAAGTGTAAGCATCAGATTCTGGACTTCAGCCCAAACTCATTTGATGACCAGTACATTGGATGCTCTGATCAATATGAGAAAGATCTCATGCCCAAAATTTTAACTTGGGAACAGTCCTTCAACTTGGCCTTTGGTTTAGCATGGGAGCGGGCGGTGGTGCAGTGGAATAAGTTAAAGAACTCAGTGCGACTGCCTAGTGGCTTTATGGATGAGTTTGGGATAGCGATCATCGTCTACACCACAGACTGGCCGAAGGGAAGCCCGATCTATAAAGAACTCAATGAGAATGTGACTGGGGCTGGACGGTCTAGACAGCACTACATGGAGGACTTCCATTATAAGGCTTTACACTTCTACTTGACCCGAGCCTTGCAGGTGCTGAGGAAGAACTCAAAAAGATTGACCAAGACTTATAAAGTCTACAGGGGCACAGATATCTCTCTGCAGGTGTCGGAGGATGTGGACCTGAGGTTCGGGAGATTCACTTCTTCCTCTCGGAATATAGAAGTAGCCAAAGAATATTCTGGGGGATTGTTCTTTGAGATAACAACCTGCTTTGGAGTAGACATCCACCGAATCTCCTTCTTCCCCAAGGAACAGGAAGTTCTGATCCCGGTGGCTGAGAAATTCCGATTTGTGGAGAAAAGTGGGAATGTTTATACTTTGGACACTACGTGTGAAATGTGCAGTCACTTCAACTGCACATACTTAGGAG ACGAGAAGAGAGATTTCCCAGTGTGCAATTCTG